CGGGAGAGGAATTCCGTTTCCGCGAAGTTGCCGAGGTCACGCCGCGCGGCGCCGGTCGATCGCTCAAGATTTACACCTTCGCCGACTGAGCATGCACGAGATGTGGTTGGAGTGGACGACCCGCGGTCTCGACTGGGTCGGGCAGAGCGGCTGGGTCGGCTGGGTCGGGTTCATCGTGATCTATACGATCACGTGCGTGTTGTTTCTGCCGGGCTCGGTGCTGACCGTTGGCGCCGGCGCGATCTATGGGTTCTGGGGCGGCACGCTGCTTGTCTCCATCAGCAATCTGGTCGGCGCCGTTGTGAACTTCCTCACGAGCCGCTACCTGCTCCAAGGCTGGCTCCAGCGAAAATTTGCGCACAACAGGAAGTTCCATGCGCTCGACGACGCGATCGCGAGCGAAGGCTGGCGCATCATTCTGCTCAGCCGGATTTCGCCCGTCGTTCCGCACAGCATCGTGAGTTACGCCTGCGGCCTCACGAAACTTTCCCTCGCCAAATTCTCCCTCGCGTCCTGGCTCGGGTTCATCCCGATCAGCGCCGCGTATTCGTATGTCGGCGCGTTCCTCGGCAAGTTTGCGCGCGCGAGCATCGGTCAGCCGCATGGCGAGGGCTCGTGGGTGACGTGGACGTTTTACGCGGTCGGCCTGATCGTTACTCTCGTGGTGACGGTTTGGTCGATGCGCGTCGCGGCCCGCGCGCTTCGGACAAAGGTGACGCCCTGAGGATTCGCCGCTGGACGGTTCCCGACCATCCGGCGTAATTTGCAAGCCATGGTGGAACAAGCGGCGGGGGTTCCAACGGCTGTCGGTCGGCGGCGAGGTCTCTCCGGTCAACAGATCCAGCAGTGGCTGTTCGGCGGGTGGACTGTCGTCGTCTTCGCGTTCCTCTACATCCCGATCCTCCTGCTCATCATCTTCTCGTTCAACGAGTCGAAGCTCGGCATCCGGTGGACCGGGTTCACAACGAAGTGGTATGCCTCGCTGTTTGAAAATCACGTGCTGATGGGTGCGTTTCAAAACAGCCTCATCGTCGCAAGTTTCACCACGGTCTTCGCCACCCTGCTCGGAACGATCGGTGCATGGCTGATGTTCCGCTATCGGTTCCCGTTCCGACGGGCGCTCGGCCTTCTCATCTTCATACCGATGGTGATGCCCGAAGTGCTGATGGGCGTCAGCCTCATGTCGCTGTTCGTGCAGATGAAATTCGCACTCGGGTTTGCGGCGATGATCATTGCCCACACCACGTTCTGTTTTCCATTCGTGCTGGTCGGCGTGCAGGCACGCCTCGAGGGCATCGACCCCTCGCTCGAAGAGGCGGCCATGGACCTCGGCGCTACGCCGGTCCAGGCGTTCTGGAAAGTCATCGTGCCTTATCTGATGCCTGCGATCGTCGCCGGCGCGTTGATGTCCTTCACGCTCTCGTTCGACGAATACATCGTCAGCGTTTTCCTCACGAACGCTGGCTCGCAAACCCTGCCGCTCAAGGTCTACGGCATGGCCAAGAAAGGTCTTAGCCCCGAGTTGAATGCCCTCAGCACGCTCTTCGTCGTCGGCACGTTCCTTCTCGTTCTCGCCAGTCAGTTCACTCAACGGAATAAAACCACATGAAAACCAAACGCCACCTCGTCAGTCTCGGCGCTCTCGCCGCCGCGGTCCTCGCCCTCAGCGGCTGCGGTAAGCCCGCCGCGCCGGAAACCCCGAAATCCGTGGAGCCTGCCAAACCGACTGCAGCCGCCAGCCCCGCCGCCGCCACTCCCGCGACCGCGGACGAACCCAATGAGAAATTCGATACCGGTGAGCCCAAGGAGCTGAACCTCTTCTGCTGGTCCGAATACGTGCCGCAGTCCGTCATCGATCGGTTCACGAAACAAACCGGCATCAAGGTGAACGTCGAGAACTACGCTTCGAACGAAGAGATGCTCGCGAAGCTGCTCTCCGGTGGAGGCAAATACGATCTCGTCCAGCCCAGCGAGTATGTCATCGAGGCGCTCATCAAGGATGGCCAGCTCCTCGAACTCGACCACTCGCTCATTCCGAATCTCAAGAATCTCGCTCCCGAGTTCGCGAACATGTCCTTCGATCCGGGCAACAAATACTCCGTCCCCTGGATGGCCGGCACCGTGGGCATCGTCGTGAACACCGAGCTCGTTCCCGACGAGTTCAAGACCTACGCCGACGTCTTCCAGGACAAATACAAGGGCAACATCGTCGTGCTCGACGACGCCCGCGAGATCGTGAGCTGGGGCCTCACCTCGATCGGCATCCCCGTCAACGACGTCACCGACGAGAACCTCGCCAAGGTGAAGCCCGTGCTCGCGAAGTGGCTCCCGCTCGTGAAGGTCTACGATTCCGACAGCCCGAAGACCGCGCTGCTCAACGGCGACGTGGCCATCGGCGTCGTGTGGAGCGGCGAGGGCGCCATCCTCGTGAAAGAGGACAAGAAGTTCAAATGGGTGCTCCCGCCCGGCGCGCATCTTTTCGTCGACAGCCTTGCGGTGCCAAAGGCCGCGCCGCACCCCAGGAACGCCCAGCTGTTCATGAACTTCGTCCTCCGCCCGAAGATCTCGACGCTCATCTCCGAGGACTTCCCCTATCTCAATCCCAACGTCGAGGCCCGCAAGCTTCTCACGCCTGAGCAGCTCGCGAATCCCGCCAGCTTCCCGACCGGCGACGTGAGCAAGATGGAAGTCTTCCACGACATCGGCACCCAGGCCTCGAAGGTCGACGACCTCATCACCACGCTCAAAGTCCAGTAAGCCCATTCGAGGGCGGAGCGGTGAAGGCCGCTCCGCCCTCTTTCCGAAAACCAGCCCGTGCCCGCCGTCGTTCCTGCCGCCAATCCCGTTTCGACCTCCGCCGCCTTCGAGCGTCGGCCCGGTCTCGGCGCCTGGTTATTCATGACGCCACTGCTGGTCTGGCTGATTCTCTTCGTCGTTGCCCCCAGCATCCTGCTGATCGTCTACAGCTTTGCGGAGCGTGACGTTCTCGGCCGCGTCGTCTTCAACTTCACGTGGGAAAATTACATCCGCGCCTTCGACTGGAAGTGGCTGAAGATTCTTCTCGATTCGATCTGGTATGCGTTCCTCACCACGATCATCTGCATGGTCGTCGGTTTCCCCGTCGCCTGGTTCATCGGTCGCTCGCCGGCCCGCTACCGCAATCTCCTCATGACGCTCGTCATGATTCCCTTTTGGACGAGTTTCCTCATCCGCACCTATGCGTGGATCACGATTCTCAGCCGCGACGGTTTCCTCAACGCCGCGCTGCTCGCCGGCGGCCTCATCAATCAGCCGCTCGTGATGATGTATACGCCGTTCGCCGTCGTGCTCGGCCTCGTTTACAACTACCTCCCGTTCATGATTCTCCCGATCTACACGAGCGTGGAGAAACTCGATAACGCCCTCGTCGAGGCTGCCTACGACCTTGGCGCCGGCCCGGTGCGCGCCTTCTCGAAGGTCATCATTCCCCTCACCCAGCCCGGCATCGCCGCCGGAGCGCTCCTCGTTTTCGTGCCTGCCATCGCAATGTTCGCCATCACCACGCTCATGGGCGGCGGCGCGAATCCCACTATCGGCGAGGTCATCCAGAAGCAATTCACCTCGGCTCGCAATCAGCCCTTCGGAGCCGCCCTCGGCACCCTCCTTCTCCTCCTCTTCTTCGTCTCGCTCTGGTTCACCCGATCGCGTCGAAAATAGGCCAGACGAGCCCCCTTTTCGTTGCCGCGAGGCATTCTCCCGCCCCTCGGGTCCCGTCGGCTTGCAATTCGTCGGGGGTTCGGCTTTCTGGAGGGCGTCATGCTTCGGAGAACCAAAATCATTGCCACTCTCGGTCCGGCGTCGGAGTCGCCGGAGAATCTTCGCGCGCTCATCCTGGCCGGGGTAAACGTTTTTCGTCTGAACATGAGCCACGCCACGCACGAGTGGGTGCGGGCGATCGTTCCCACGATTCGCAAGGTGGCGGCAGAGCTCGGCACGCCGACCGGCGTCCTCATGGACACGCAGGGGCCGGCCATCCGCACCGGCGACCTTCCCACCAAGCTCGATCTCAAGACCGGCGACATCATGGAGTTCACGGTCCATGGCGCCCGCAGCGAGGAATATTACTCC
Above is a genomic segment from Chthoniobacterales bacterium containing:
- a CDS encoding TVP38/TMEM64 family protein, coding for MHEMWLEWTTRGLDWVGQSGWVGWVGFIVIYTITCVLFLPGSVLTVGAGAIYGFWGGTLLVSISNLVGAVVNFLTSRYLLQGWLQRKFAHNRKFHALDDAIASEGWRIILLSRISPVVPHSIVSYACGLTKLSLAKFSLASWLGFIPISAAYSYVGAFLGKFARASIGQPHGEGSWVTWTFYAVGLIVTLVVTVWSMRVAARALRTKVTP
- a CDS encoding ABC transporter permease, which codes for MVEQAAGVPTAVGRRRGLSGQQIQQWLFGGWTVVVFAFLYIPILLLIIFSFNESKLGIRWTGFTTKWYASLFENHVLMGAFQNSLIVASFTTVFATLLGTIGAWLMFRYRFPFRRALGLLIFIPMVMPEVLMGVSLMSLFVQMKFALGFAAMIIAHTTFCFPFVLVGVQARLEGIDPSLEEAAMDLGATPVQAFWKVIVPYLMPAIVAGALMSFTLSFDEYIVSVFLTNAGSQTLPLKVYGMAKKGLSPELNALSTLFVVGTFLLVLASQFTQRNKTT
- a CDS encoding spermidine/putrescine ABC transporter substrate-binding protein, with the translated sequence MKTKRHLVSLGALAAAVLALSGCGKPAAPETPKSVEPAKPTAAASPAAATPATADEPNEKFDTGEPKELNLFCWSEYVPQSVIDRFTKQTGIKVNVENYASNEEMLAKLLSGGGKYDLVQPSEYVIEALIKDGQLLELDHSLIPNLKNLAPEFANMSFDPGNKYSVPWMAGTVGIVVNTELVPDEFKTYADVFQDKYKGNIVVLDDAREIVSWGLTSIGIPVNDVTDENLAKVKPVLAKWLPLVKVYDSDSPKTALLNGDVAIGVVWSGEGAILVKEDKKFKWVLPPGAHLFVDSLAVPKAAPHPRNAQLFMNFVLRPKISTLISEDFPYLNPNVEARKLLTPEQLANPASFPTGDVSKMEVFHDIGTQASKVDDLITTLKVQ
- a CDS encoding ABC transporter permease, yielding MPAVVPAANPVSTSAAFERRPGLGAWLFMTPLLVWLILFVVAPSILLIVYSFAERDVLGRVVFNFTWENYIRAFDWKWLKILLDSIWYAFLTTIICMVVGFPVAWFIGRSPARYRNLLMTLVMIPFWTSFLIRTYAWITILSRDGFLNAALLAGGLINQPLVMMYTPFAVVLGLVYNYLPFMILPIYTSVEKLDNALVEAAYDLGAGPVRAFSKVIIPLTQPGIAAGALLVFVPAIAMFAITTLMGGGANPTIGEVIQKQFTSARNQPFGAALGTLLLLLFFVSLWFTRSRRK